The Girardinichthys multiradiatus isolate DD_20200921_A chromosome 21, DD_fGirMul_XY1, whole genome shotgun sequence genomic sequence TTgatagcattgttgccttgcagcaagaaagtcctgggttcgactcccagcctggggtctttctgcatggagtttgcatgttctcactgtgcatgcgtgggttctcaccgggtactccggcttcctcccacagtacaaaaacatgactgttaggtgaagtggtctctctaaattgcctctaggtgtgcatggttgtttgtcctgtatgtctctgtgttgccctacgatggactcgccacctgtccagggtgtgccctgcctgtagactgctggagataggcaccagctccactgtgacccactatggaataagcggtatagaaaatgaatgaatgaatgaatggaaagTACCAACAGCATGAggatgtccagccatcatataGTTTAGGAAGGACACCAGGGATGTGTTTAGAATTGTTTTTATGGTTGACACGGCAGGGGCAAAGGTGGGAATGGGGTGACACATGTAAAAGACTCAAAGTTAATATTACAAGAAAGTGATTTGTGAATCATGTGGTATTATACTGAAAGTTGCTATTTTATGGTAAATAGAAAGCCAGATTTAACAAAGCATTTAGCCAAAAGTAGGCTACTTTTCCATCAATCTCCATTAGAGATGATAATTAGATTTCAAACTGTCTTAAGACATTCAATACTCCAGAGAGACTGAGATTTTTCAAACATACTTCAATGCAAATATATTTAGGTGAAcagcaaaatattaaaacaatcaCATTCACTTAAAAAAGCTTTGGTAAAATGCTCTCATTTTAATCCGTGTCTCTGCTTACGGTGCTCTTTTTAGTATGAGTTGAACAGTTAAATACGAATTGCTCCATAGTATTTTTCAATAttactacatttttatttacccaggaaaggtttttaaagcttttactACAGTGTCTTGTTGAATACAACAAATCAGCTCAAGACAGAAAGAGTTATAATAGACACcagtgtgtaaaataaaaattaatacaGCTGAAATGAAagtgataaaaagaaaatcgTATGAAAAGTATGAAAATAGGTAagcagaacacattagactatatcTTCATGAATATTGATCATTGTAATAGACATCATTAACAGTATTAGTGTCATTTGgccaaaacatttacatatagACTATGTAGAGtatttaaaatttgttaaattcACACACTATCATGGGCTGCATCAGACTCAATCGAGCTGAACAACTCATCAGCATCCTGTGCTGAAGTGCTGCACCAATAAGAGCTTGGCCAGGGTATAGTCTGTAAACTGAAACTGGCAACATTAGTATAAACAAGGAGTGAATGtgatttaagcattttttttgttgttgtgattTAGCTCAATGATGACATAAAGGAATTTCTACTCGTGAAAACTCGAATGTTGTTGCGGCTTTACTTTCGTCATGTGGCTCCTCCATCCATATAGATATGCCTTCAACATTTTCACTCTTACATTTTGACACGTACCTTACACAGCAGAAAAATAGTCGATAGAATAATCCACAACCTCAATCTGCTTCCCAGTTTTGAGTTTATACGCTGGACCTTTTGCTCACACATCGCcttgagtgtaaagaaataaaaataattcctcataaccctgtcctctctggccattttttaataacttttgagtttaatttaactgtggACTCCACACGGGAGAGACATTTCTTCACAACGCTGTAACacactttaaagaatctgtttcattttttattttgtcattatcACTGAccaacacagtggagggcagtaatttcatgtttttcctttcacaaattgattttctTGTTCATGGTATTACTTACTCATTACGCAGTACTATAGGCAACATAGCCCCCTGGAAAATGAATGTAATTATTCAGATGAGgttggctccctggtttaatttagagccgcatactttaaagcacaatgttacaaaattaaagagaaaatggctCAGTATAGCTAAAGAAGACCAgcaaactgctgctgctgtcctAACTAGTTGAAGTTGGCATACAATTTGTTACCTCAAATTCAGAAGCTAAAGAGCTGTTTTACAAACCACCTAAACTGCAATAAGTTAAATTATTTAAGTACCACACATTCAGGCTCTCTGCTTGtaataaactgtaaaatgtaaaataaatgacacatggagttgaaacaaaaattcaacatggaagactcaccaccccgtctcatccaatcactcctcactggctgctccaatcaatggcaggtccgcactcctcctcagccaatcatctcccagggcatcacttttaaagatcCTCTGCATGGAAGACGCCGCTTTCTGCTGAGCTTCACCTCCACCCCTTCTTCACCatgggctcccaactccttccaagatcggatcccagggggaagacgtacctaatcataatcataagatgtttattcaaactcattttcatcctcagcgttcacGTCTCCCTCAGGGGTCTAAGCGCCAacgaaataatctttcattaataaactctttaaccgtcttcctgttgtttctccattatgtgagtctttccaggttgaattgtaTAACAACATAGAAATTTATTGATAAAATTgctcatgtgttgtgttttttttttatgtaaatgacTAAGTAGTGTTTGCTGGCTAAGagttaaaaataacaataatcaaTGTGTTGTGCAAAAAACtaattatggttttcttttccaAATATTATCTTTCAGATATTTGATagaattaatgtttttgtttaaactgtttAGTAGCTGTCTACACatttattctgttataaaaatagtttttgagATCTAATCACCAGTCACACTGAAGGCAAGTATTTGTGAAAGTTCACTTCCTTCACaggaaaaaggaagaaagaaaaattggcttTTAGTTTAAATCAACTGTGAAAACTTTTATGTTATTAGTATATTAGTTTACAGTTATTTTTACCAATGTTTCAGAATGTTGCTTCTAAATTGGATGGGATTTTCATCGTGTTGAtcagatttttctgtttcttgtcCCATTCTGCAGCTTGTTCTGCCACTACACCTGACTAGAGAGCTCCATGAAGCGCCAACTTTGTTGTGTTTTGAAACTAGAACAAGTGTTCCTGTTATACAGTCTAAATTTACTCAAATGACAagttatattaaaaataaaagagctCAGATGACAGAAATGTGGAAATGAAGTCATAGAAAACTCAACTACTAATACAACTGTTTTATaacaatacaaaacaaagtagtCTGCATACAATAACATAATGATAGTTATTTATAACATCCCAACTCTGAGCcaaagttagtttgttttatggaaGTGTAGATGTAGACGGAGGTGTCAGAAAATACTGAGAAAAACTTGTAGTAAAAATAGGATAGTGATTAGTTGGTTATGCTGGTTACTCATACTGATGGCTGCTGCCtgtttttgtcaaattaaaGATCTGAATTTTTAACAGACGACTAGAAAAACGTACAGAACCAGCTTCAGTGTTTTAGAGCTGCATTCAGAAGATTCCATCTGTCGTTCATCTTAAAATAGATTTTCGtgagttatttatttagaaTTAACCTTTATATGATGACACCATGATGTTGAAATGAACGATGAGTAAAAAGTGACTTCCTCTTTCCTGTGGTCTAAGAGAAGTTGGTACAAGTCTTGTTGCCATCCCCAAATATTTTCTGGGAAACAGAGCAGGAGGTGGTCTGATCTACTGCCGACTAACTAAAATTAATTGGTTTTAAAACTAAACTCTTTCTCTTTTTGCTGGACATTAATTGGTAAGTtaatctttcatatttatgtgttttaccaTTATGACAAACACATTATGAATTAGAGATTTTATTGTTTGGAGGTTTATCTATTCaggtgttttaaaaagaaaaacttttttaagtatttatttttgtagataTTTTCAGACAttggtcttatttttttttttattctaacttctttttttattttttatttttttgaaaacattgcTGTTTTATTAAGAGGAATCTTTAAACCCAGTGAAAACTAAAAGGAAGAGCCTGATGGCAGCTCTGTCTGAGAACGTGTTGACAGTCAACATGTTACTGATTGTCTTCTTTCTTCCAGGTGAGCTGTTTGTTCACCTCCTTTCATTTGGAGACATCACATAAatagtttctgaaatatttgatcctgatattgtttaaaggctCCACATGTAACCTGCTGCAGCTGAACTCCAGCTTATGGATCATAAATTTTCTCTGCAGGCAGATTTTGCTCCACATTATGTTCACCATTAGTCTGTCTTTTACAGGTGTTTCGACTGGTTCCTGTAATGGTACAACACCAGCCCTCTTAATTACTGCACCACGGGAGATTGAAGCACTGAGTGGAACTTGTTTGCAAATCTCATGTAGCTTTAATACAAATGAAACATTTGACAGCAGCAGAAGAATCAGTGGAGTTTGGATGAAAcataatttagattttaaatccaATCCAAGCCTTGTCATTTTCAACAGCAGTAGGTCAGTTAACACCTATTCACTGAATATTACTGGAAAACTTAGAGAGAAAAACTGCACCACTCTGTTTCCTGATTTAAACACAAGTTACACGGACAGATACTTCTTCAGAATTGAGAACGAACCTTTCAGAGCAACAGCTTGTAGGAATCCAATTCAGATAAATGTGAaaggtaaaataatttatttaatttatgatACCATTAaatccattttttgttttgttttgtcttgtttaaaGACTTCTGTAATATCAGTCCATTGTTGAATaagatgttttttatattttatgttgacTGTCTTACTGTAACTGTAACTCACTGGGTCACTTTGTAAACTGTCTCTGATGTGAATCCCCAGATTCTCCTTGGAGTCCCAGCATTAAGATCTCTGGTGGTGATCTGAAGGAGCATCAGTCTGTCACTATAACCTGCTCAGCTTTGACTCCCTGTCCACACTCACCTCCTGAACTCACCTGGAATCTCCAACAAGACTCTCacagacaaacagagaaaaacacagatggaaCCTTTACAACTAAAATCCAGGAGAACATCACTCTGTCAGACACACATGATGGATACAACATCAGATGTTCTGCCAGATATCCTGTGAATGGAGGAAACaagacagcagagacagcaGTGACTCTCAGTGTTTCATGTAAGTGATCCTGTCAGCACGTCATGGTTCAGCTGTTTCTGATCAATAAACTTAATGTGTCCCATTTTCCTCAGATGCTCCTAGAAACACCTcagcatccatcagtccatcaggTTTGGTGTCAGCAGGTAGCTGGGTGGAGCTGAACTGCTCCAGCAGAGCCAAGCCTCCTgccagcttcacctggttcatgAACAGCAAACATGGAGCCATTAATGTATCTGTGGGGCAGGTTTACAGCTTCAGTGTTACTGAGGGAGGAGAGTTTTATTGTGTGGCTACAAATGATCTGGGTAATGAGACGTCATCAGAGATCCTTCTCAGTATTGAaggtaaatatttaaactttttgtaGTCTGTTTCGTTATTTAATGTTGAAATTCATTACCTTTGTCAGTGttgaatatatacattttgtttcaCTGTGTTCCAGCAGACAGCCCTGTATACTGGCAGGCTATTTTAGGGGGAAAAATCGGGCTCATCTGcctgactgttgtttgtgtttggtgAGTATTGAAGATAATACATCTAAACTTAATGTAGTTAAGAGACAGCAACATTCTAAATGAATCACATCTGAAACTGAGAAATTATGAGTATTTGTTATTTCAGTGGGCTGAATGTTAGGCCAGCCATTGGTATTATTGCCTCTGAgtaaaaaggtcctgggttgaaACAACTGTCATGggtctttctgtgtggagtttcCATGTCCTCCCCATACATCTGTGGAGTTTTGATACCCTTGCTGTTCACCTTTAAGAAAAGACAAAGTACCAAATATATAGTATGCTACATGGAAGACACACCCCTTTGATTCCACAATCAGTTACATTAGCTAAAAGCTCACTTGGTACGTGACATTAGCAGATTGCCTTGATATGTAAAGACAAAGGGATCCATAATGAGTGGTTGGTCCTTAAGTATTTATTGCGGAACAATGATGTGAAAGGATCTTTGGTTTCATCCTCAGTTGTCTGAGTCTCTGTGTCACCTGAAACTGAGAGAAGTTATTCTGACAGCTCTCTAATGTCTTCCAGGATCTTTAAGTCCAAACATCCAACTCCTCAACAGACTCAGGTGGGGACATCTTCAACCTCTGTGTGTAGCACTGCATAGTTTAATTGTAAATCAGTGACACCATCAACATGAAcaataaaattagattttttttccacagactCAAACAAGTGAGAATATTTCTGTTCAAATACCAGCCAATGAAAAAGAGCAAGAACTTCATTATGGAGACGTGAACTTCCTTCAGAGGAGACCAGAAGCTTTCACCCTCCCAGCACAGCACAGTGGACAGCAGGAGATGGTGTACTCTCAGATTAAGGTGTCTGCTGCCCCTCCAGAGGATCTCTACGCTCAAGTGAAGAAAACATAATTTCTGTTCTGTCATcagaatttttctttttagttacaGGAGATTTTGGCTCAGGCTGAATCTGTTGTTGATTCAAAAAAAGGAAGTTCTTAGCCCGCAGGACTCATGATTTTATCACAACCATCATCATTTTATCATCTCTGTTTGGACCTTAAACTGCTGTTATATAAACTCAGGAAAGATGTGGAGCGGATTCATATTATTGATTACAATGGATGATTTAGTCCTGCTTCTTCTTAGTTTGATGACAAGGACATTTAGCTTTGCTTAGACCCAAATCAAGTAGCGAAGCTTTGCATCCTTCATTTCTTTTCTAAAAAATCTTTAGAATTTGAATCCACAACTTATTAGTTGTAATACATATATTTGTATTGTTATTTCCAAgagtttttcttatatttcattttaggtctttttggcaaactttcattttaaatatatcagactccttgtttcatttttgtctttAGGTTTTGGAGCATTTCAGTGTTTTGTTCAGACATGATAAACATCTgatgttctgtgtttttcacaTCAGTATTACATGACGTAATATTTGTAACCAGAGCTCAGGGATGTTTCTGCTTCCTCACACAGGAAACTGTTTTTTCTTGATAATTATAAATTCGCAGCTTATATAGAGATATATTGTGTTCTTGTTTTAAAcgggaaataataataaaaaacttgGATTTATCTATTGAATGTTTTatattaatgtttgtttgtttttttagtacCGTGGGTGACTTTTTATCTAAGTAACAAGATAGAGGAAAGTAAAATGCTTTTAGATggtatgtttgtatgtttatAAAACTAAAGGCCttgacaaatgtttaaaaacggTGTACATCTGTTATAAGGATAAAAGTGAAAATACTATATTACATATCCATTTATGTCAAAGTGTAAAAGGTGATGTTATGCACTTCGGCATACAGTTTTCCATCTATATAGCTTTTGTGATTGCGTTGGCATGTAATTTCGGCGGGTTTACAAAAAGACATTTGTTCCATCAAATATTTTAGATGAAATGTTT encodes the following:
- the LOC124858339 gene encoding B-cell receptor CD22-like isoform X1 gives rise to the protein MAALSENVLTVNMLLIVFFLPGVSTGSCNGTTPALLITAPREIEALSGTCLQISCSFNTNETFDSSRRISGVWMKHNLDFKSNPSLVIFNSSRSVNTYSLNITGKLREKNCTTLFPDLNTSYTDRYFFRIENEPFRATACRNPIQINVKDSPWSPSIKISGGDLKEHQSVTITCSALTPCPHSPPELTWNLQQDSHRQTEKNTDGTFTTKIQENITLSDTHDGYNIRCSARYPVNGGNKTAETAVTLSVSYAPRNTSASISPSGLVSAGSWVELNCSSRAKPPASFTWFMNSKHGAINVSVGQVYSFSVTEGGEFYCVATNDLGNETSSEILLSIEADSPVYWQAILGGKIGLICLTVVCVWIFKSKHPTPQQTQTQTSENISVQIPANEKEQELHYGDVNFLQRRPEAFTLPAQHSGQQEMVYSQIKVSAAPPEDLYAQVKKT
- the LOC124858339 gene encoding B-cell receptor CD22-like isoform X2, whose protein sequence is MAALSENVLTVNMLLIVFFLPGVSTGSCNGTTPALLITAPREIEALSGTCLQISCSFNTNETFDSSRRISGVWMKHNLDFKSNPSLVIFNSSRSVNTYSLNITGKLREKNCTTLFPDLNTSYTDRYFFRIENEPFRATACRNPIQINVKDSPWSPSIKISGGDLKEHQSVTITCSALTPCPHSPPELTWNLQQDSHRQTEKNTDGTFTTKIQENITLSDTHDGYNIRCSARYPVNGGNKTAETAVTLSVSYAPRNTSASISPSGLVSAGSWVELNCSSRAKPPASFTWFMNSKHGAINVSVGQVYSFSVTEGGEFYCVATNDLGNETSSEILLSIEDSPVYWQAILGGKIGLICLTVVCVWIFKSKHPTPQQTQTQTSENISVQIPANEKEQELHYGDVNFLQRRPEAFTLPAQHSGQQEMVYSQIKVSAAPPEDLYAQVKKT